gctgctgctccttccctggcctcctgtgccaccctgctttcagcacagggcagagtgGCAAGGTCTGATGTGTGCCCACCAAcaccctcctcttccctggcCCCTTGAAGTGGTGACCCGGgctgtgcctggcagcagaTGACATGGCACTAATGTGGCATTAATGTGGTGGCTGGtgctgccccttctcctgtagCACCAggctctctgctcccaggcgaGAAGGCACTGCTGCCACCCTGGGCTCTGGCTGCCCTGGCCTCCCACtgccaccctgcagccagctcagcccaggACTGGGGGGATCCTAGGACCACTGCAACCACCCTGCCCCCTCCAGGTAGTGAGAGAtgtgcccccctcccccagttaccagctgcccccagcctgggtgaggagggggggttggggtcCTCGGGTGAGTGtcaagggctggctgctgcctgcggTTCCTCTTGGCTGGGCTCAGGTTGGGCCATGGAGGAAGTGGGGGCAGGGCAAGGGTTGGGCTTTCTGCAGttctggggttggttttttttttttttccttctcttttttttttttttttttttttttttaattttcaaacaATGAAGGAAACTCAAATTGGTTTGAAAAACAGCTGAGCTGTGGCCCTGCCTCTCTCTGTGCCTCCCTAGCCTGGCtgccttcccccttccctggggCTTCTCAACCTCAACATCTCCTACTTGCAGGAAGTCTTTTCAGTGTCCCACTATCCACCCATGATGGTTGCAGCATCCTGGGCAGGATTGTGTCACATGCACCCCAGCTATCACCCCGTCACGAACACCCTGGGCAGCATTGTgccacctgcagcccatgctCCTCTCCTCAGCCCCCTCCAGGAGCCCTTGGCAGCAGgatggaggctggagccagctacAGTCACAAACTTTTATTGGGATGGAGCAGAAAGGACCCACCTGGGTGCCTGGAAGTTGATGGTGCAGCATcagtggggctggagctggcgaggctgggcaggaggaggctgggagagGTACccccagctgggcagcagctgctgtgtgtgttcCTGGCTGCCTCTACCCCACCATAGATCCCTTCCTTGCTTCTGCCCCCCCAGGGGTGGTCTGGCTGGGCTGCAGTCCCCCTGCCCATTCCCCAGCGATGTCTGTGGGGAGGTCTGgcaggctggaaggggctgTTCTGCCATGAGGCTGTGTCCTCACCCCACCAAGTCCATCATCAGGGTAGTCACTACAGGTTCTTCTTGTCGCCCTCCCTGGACCAGGCTTGGTGGCAAGTTGGGGGCGACTTTTGGGGCTCTCCTTGTGTAATGGAGGGGGCTCATGGTGCCCTTGCTGGGCTGTTCAGCTGAACCtctcccccccaccacccaaaCTGTCTAGCAAACCTTTCCTTGGATGTGAGGAACTTGCTGGAGGCAGGCAGGTTGGTGGATGGTCATGAGCTGGGCTAGATGGGTCCTCTGGGCTGGGTGGGACCTCTTCATTCTTCCacccagctgctcagcactAGGCTTACCCCATCCCACCCTGCCATGGCCCTCACTGtcctcagcccagcagccctAATCTCCAGGAGGAGCTCCTAAAGCCGTGGATGAAGTGGGGCAAGCCCGGGAGACAGAGCCCAGACCTGTGGCACCTCAGAGTAGGGAAGGTGGTACCCCAAGGCAGGGTGGAACAGGGCAGGGTGCCCTGGGGGCAGCCTCAGGGGGCTGAGGGCTGACTTGCTGCAGCCAGGGGTGCTGGGGACATGGGGTCCGGCGGCTCATCTGCTCACCCCACGAGCAGCTGCCGGggccagagcaggcagcagctgtgccagcaggcagGGTGGGCTCAGGAGGATTCTGCCAGGGAGAGAGCCTGCAGCTGCCCGTCGGGACCCCCCAGCTCGGCCTCATCGCGGCTGCCCTCAAGGCCCTCGGAGCCCTCGAAGCAGCCTGAGTCCCGGGGGATGTCCCCTTTGGGCTCCGAGGGCGAGGGCTGCGCTTCGGAGCTGGCGCCTTCCTCCGACTCgctggctgctgggagagaTGGGACGGGGCATGAGTGGGCAGTGGGGCTTCCCCGAGGCACGGGGGCCATGGGCAGCACAGGGGattcccccacccctcacccccaGTTCTTACTGTCGTAGTCCAGGAGCAGCTCGGCAGCCGTGAGCAGCTTGGCACGGTGCTGGGGGTCGGTGATGTTCAGCTCGCTGAGGTGTGTCTCCCGCAGCTCCTTGAAGTCCTCCAGGGTCTGGTAGCCGTTGAGCAGCAGGGTGGAGGTGTGCTCCTGGAGGCAACGAGACAGCAGCATGGCATGACTGCCCTCGCCTCCTGCCCGCCCATGGTGCTGCCCATGCGGCTACTTGCCTCGGCACAGGCCCATGGTGGACGCTCGCCCACAGAATTgctgtggttggaagagacctatgagctcatggagtccaactgtgaacccagcactgccaggtcaccactaaaccacatccctcagcaccacagctccacagataTGAaacccctcctgggcagcctgagacaggccttgacaaccctttcagggatgaaattgttcctcatgtccaacctgaacttctGCTGGGGCAACTGGagactgtttcttcttgtcctgtcgctTGTTCCTTGtaagaaaagaccaacccccatctggctccaccctcctctcagggagttggagagagccagaaggtctcccctcaacctctttttctccaggctgaacaaccccaggtccctcagctgctcctcaccagccctgttctccagacccttcaccagcttcattgcccttctctggacctgtccCAGTCCcacctcgatgtccttcttggagtgagtggcccaaaactgaacccagaactcaagatgtggcctcacaaatgctgagtgcaggggaacAATCCCTGCCGTGGTCCTGCTATCACTATTattgatacaagccaggatgctggtggctttcttgcctacctgggcacactctggCTCACTTTCAGCTACTGTCAACCAATTCCCCAAgttccttttccactgggcagtttccatccactctgccccaagcctggagccttcatggggttgttgtgacccaaatgtGGGACCAGACACTTGGCtgtgttgaacctcatcccactggtgctggcccatcgatccagcctggccaggtccctctgtagagccttccaaccctccagcagatcaacactaaCATACAATTTGGTATCCCTCTGGAAAAGCCCTGTGTGTcctctccattccccccagcagCACTTGAGTGTGAGGTGGGGGAGCCTACAGGGACGTGGGACACCAATGGGCTGCTGGGGTGAAGGtggtgctgtggctggcactggGGGCTCATTCCCCCAGGGGTGCCCATCCCTTACCTGCAGATTGATGCGCTCCAGCAGCTCGTGGAGGGTTTTGGGCTTGAGCCTCTTGCTCTTGCCAGAGCCTCGGCTCCTGCGGGCAGGGGCTGTCTCCTCGGGGATGACATCCACGTAGATGAACTTGAAGGAGCCCACCCTGTTGTTGAGCAGCCCGGTCCAGGTGCCCACGGGTGGCTTCTCGATGATGCCGATGATGTCCCCTTTCTGGCCCAAGCGAggagggggggtggaggggagtgTAAGGCCTGGGCCGGGGGGGTCCCCAGccaccctccctccttctcctgcccttctccccGTGGCCGTGGCTCACCCGCAGCTTCAGCGAGTCCCTGTCGTAGGGGCTGGGGGTGAAGTCGGTGTGGACACGGGCATGGCCGCAGAAGGGGCCGCTGTAggctgggctgctctcctccagccctgggctgctccCCGGGCCGGGGCTGGGCGCCtcgctgcctgcagaggggagggaggtCAGGAAGTGGACAGCTGCGGGGAGAGGGGACGGTGTCACCAGGAACGGTGTCACCAGGAACGGTGTCAGCGGGCCAGGCTCACCACTGGACAGCTGGCGGCTGATGGAGGATGGGTGTCCATCTTCCTCCATCTCCACGTAAGACAGAGGCAGCTTCTCATGGCTTGGCTCCCCCACGCTGCCCGACGGGGATGGGGGGCATGGGGactcttcctcctccacttcTCCCTGCTAGGGGGACCAGGGTCAGGCTAAGGGAGTCTGTGTGTGTCGGGGGGGCTGCTTCCCACTTGCCCAAGCCTCCCACTCACCTTCCCCTCAGCCAGGGCCTTCACGGCCACCCTGCCCATCCTGCGGTTCATGGTGCGGGTGATGACTGCTCGCCACTTCTTGCTCAGCTTCATTCCACCGCTCCGTGTGGTGTCCTCGGGGAGGCCACTGCTGGATTCATCCTCGGGGATCTGGCAGAGGGGTGAAGAGTGAAGGCAGAACCCCCTCCACACGCAGGGAAAACTTCAGATGGGGGCTGAAGGACTCTGTAGTAGGCAAGATCCCCCAAATCCTCCCAGTTCTGGAagtcctggggctgctccatGGCATTTGGGGCACTGGTATGACCAGGAGTTTGGGGGACCAGGCTCTGATGGGGGCTGTGCCTGCCAGGAAGGTGGTCCCAGGGTAGGGGGATGTGGCACTCACATGCTCCTCCAGGTTGAACTCCTTCTCGCTCGGCACAGGGGAGCTGACCTTGGCCTTGGCAAAGTCTTTGAAGCTGTTGGAGCGCTGaagggagagctgggggaggtGGAAAGGTGTGAGGGCTTCTGCCCAGACTCTcatgccagcagctggcaccaagCCTGAGCAGCCCCTGGGTATTGCTCGGAGCTCTCTGACTGGCACACCTTTGCCCTATCCTGCCCCTGCTGAGAGCCACTGTATTGTGAGCCCCTTGGCACCTGGGGTGCAGAAACCTGGCATCACTCTGGGTGTATCCAGTCCAGGGAGGGGCTACACCCCTGGTCCTGCTATGGTGATGGCCGTGCCATGAGTCtgtctctccctcccctccatggCTGGCAACTAAAGGCTGTTTTcagactgtgctgctgtgcccatgtgctgccctgcctgtgtgCCCCGTGCTGCCCTCACATTCAGCTCCAACATCAAAAGAAGTTTCCCACATTTCCTCCTGCCAGCTTCACCCCACAGCCCAGAGAGCTCCTCCCCTGCAAGCATCACCAGCTGGGTCCTGCCTTTGTGCCAAAGCCACCAAGGACACTTGGGTCTCAGTGCTGGTGGCACTTTCATTGTTgcctctccctctgccttcctccctggctctgcttccTCCCCTCTGTGTCTGAGGGTTCCTGTCCCACATGAGAAGGGGGTTCCCCATGCCAGGAACACCCTTGGTGCCAGCTGGGATCCCTGCACGGCCACACAGTcctgatgcccagtgacagtgctgctgtgggccCTGGTTCCCACGCTGGGGTGGCTGGCTCCCCGGAGCTCCCACCGTGCTGCTCACTTCTGCTCGACCACAAACGCAGcgatttcctttcttctcagccCGCCCCcgggctcctgctgctgttgcctggggccctgctctggcacagacCTGagccttcccctcctcctcttcatccccTCTCCTGAGCATCCTCCATATCTGGCTGGGATGAGAGACACCCTGCTCTATCTCTGCAGGACCAGCCCAGCTggtgtggaggtgctggtgttTTGCCCCACTCCTACCCCAGCACTCCTGGACCCTGGCTGGCATGAACGCCTCGGGTCCCCCCCCTTGCTTCCCCTGTGCCCTGCCCGGGGCTGTCAGAGCACTGGGTGCACGGAAGCCtggcagcaggggctgtgcagccagggCCTCTTCAGGGGAGAAGCCAGAGAGAAGTGAAAGCTgtggctgggcaggagcaagGGGAGCCCACCGGGCACTGCCAGGCTCACAGGGCCACCCCCATCATAGGGACAGGAGAGCACCCAAAttcccagcagggacagggcaccgtggcagctctgtgccaggctgtctCACAGCACTGAATGTCCCCTTGCTGTCTCCTTGTTGCCAAAGCCAGCCCACCGAGTGGCCAGTGGTGGCTCTCACTGGTGACTCCAATGGGGTGGTCCATGGCTCTGGTgggctctggagagaccccGGTGATGGTAGCTGGTGCATCTAGATCGGTCCCGGTGCTGGAAACCGGTGCTGCCGGTGgttcccagcacccagcacgGTGCTGCTAGAGGAAGTGGCCAAAGCAGGTGGTAGAGCCTCGCTCAGCCTCGACCGCAGGCTCCCGGCAGCTCGGCGGGGCTGGGAGTGCGAACCGGCACGGCAGCCGCGCCCGCCCCCCCGCCCCGTCAGGAAACGGCGAGCAGCAGCCCGTGCTGTAGGGAGCCCCTGGGACTGGGGTCACCCCCCAGCAGAGCCCCGCGGCTCATGGTCACGGTGACCCCAGGGGGTGGGTGCATCCCCGGCCACCCACCCGCCTGCTTGCAAGCCAGGCTGGCAAGCAGGGCACCGCGGGACGCGGCCGGCACCATGCGATGGTGAGGCCACGGCGGCCGGTGGCGGCAGAGactggaggcagcagagctgtcccCAGCCGCCCTTTAGGTCTGCCCCACGACTGCCCCAGCCCCCTGATGCCAGCGCTCCCCTGCTCAGCATCCTGCGGGCAGCCTGTGGTAGCTGAGCAGAGCGGGTGCCAAGGGCAGGCAGGTGCCAGCAGCACTCACCTTCCTGTGTCCCGGCTCCTTGTCGCCGGCGTTGGAGGGCTTGCGGCGCAGCATGGTACCACGAGTACGGTGCcggagcagaggctggcacgGCACGAAGCGAAGCACCGGCCCCGAGGCCGGGAAGCGCACAGGAAACCGTGGGTCACATGAGGGGAGGTGGCAGCGGCGCGGCCCGGGGCGGCTGGCCgggggcaggggctgctccGGGAGGAAGGAAGCCTGCCACGAAGCGGGGGCCCCGGCGCGGGCATGGCTGCCCTTGCCCTGCCACCCCTGCCTGGCCATGGTGCCAGTGGGCATTATGTCTCATCCATGCGAGGGATGATGGTCAccaaaccccagcatggtggggttggaagggacctctggagatcatccagtccaaacccactCAAGCAGAGTACCCGCAGCAGcgtgcccaggatcacaatgtgcAGCtgagtttggaagctctccagacatgaagactccacaacctctctgggcagcctgctccagggctccagcatccttaaATCACatcaaagaaatttcttctcctggtcaagtggaacctcctgggttctagtttgtgcccattgccccttgtcctgtccctgggcatcactgagaagagtctggccccttctcttgccccccactctttagctcttgctgagcattgatcagatcccctctggggctgctcttctccaggctcaacagccccagggcgctcagcctttgctcctcacagagatgctccaggcccctcagcagctttggagcctccccctgcactctctccagcagttctccgTTTCTGTTGAACACggaagcccagagctggacccagtactccatcTGTGGCCTCActatggcagagtagagggtgaggagagcaTCCCTGGACTTGCTGGCCATTCTTCATGCACCCTAACCCTTTTCTGCCTTGCCTGCTCTCTGTGCCTGCTTGTTCTCCCTTCCCCTTGGTCCAGGATGTCCCATGGCCCCTAGTGATCCTCCTACCTGGACGTCTCTCCTCTGAAGACAAACAGGtccaatggttggacttgatgacattaaaggtcccttctaacccaaacaacTTCATGATTCTAGGAACTGAAATCCTTTCCAAACCTCCTCAGCCTTGGTGCTgactcagctgcccaaggaCATAAGGTGGGTGACAGttgtggtgctggggggggtCACATGAGGCTGGATCCCAACCCCATACCACTTGTGGGCAGACTGGTGACACCGGacacagcagggcacagcagggcacagcagggcacaggcacctgccagcattgctgatGTTTAAtcacaaagagaaaagagaaaccaAGAAAGAGGAAGCCAGTGGCAGGGAGCGGAGATGGTGGCGGCAGGGCGGGGGCTGACATGGGCTCAGGCCTGCAGCGTGGGCAGCAGCACCCCGAGCAGGGATGCCAGGGCCAGTGTGCCCACCATGGTGGTGGCTGTAGTGGCAGCATTGGTGGTGCCATTGCCCAGTGGGAAGGGCTCAGtgttcctctgcagccactcGTGCTCCTCATGCAGCTGCTGTCGCAGCAGCTCCGGCCCCACGCGTGCCCGGATGGTCTCATAGTAGGCATTGAGGTACTGGATCTGCAGCCGGGCACCAtggggagctgtggggggctgCCCTGGCACCTTCCCCCGTCACTGCCTGCATCCCCATTACCCCTGTTGGCCCTTCCCATCCAGCTACCTCACACCCCCATCACTGTCCTCAGCTGCAGACTCAGTTTGGTCTGGCCCCATGACTCACCCCATCTTCAGACCCTCTCCATCCACACATCcaatcctgctccagcctcattTACCCACCTTGACCTCATGCCACAGTCCTGGTTTCCTGCTACCACCCTGTTTCCACCtccccttttctctccctgtaCCCCAGCCCCATGTGCTGGCCCCATGCCCCTACTCTGCCACCCTGCTCCAAGTGCCCACCCCGTACCTGCTCCAGTGACAGGAGGCTGAGGTCAATGAGGTTGCGGTCATAGGGCACCAGGGACACCACCTCAAAGGTCAGGAAGGGCTTCTCTCCAGTCTGGTGCTGCCACAGAGAGGCGACCTTgagtgccccagccctgcccagaagatgctgctcagcccagccctgtgccaccctCAGCCTACCCCCATGGTGTTACCTTGGTCTGTGCTTCCACCACGAGGGCGACGTCCTCAATGCGGATCCCGAACTCTCCATCCTGGTAGTACCCAGGCTCTGGGGGACAGGAAGGTGCCCAGTGAGTCCCATGACTCAGCAACTCCCCCAGCCCATCTCACCCCACCCCAGAGGGGCTGGATCTGGCTCCTGGGTGGAGCTGAGTGCTGAATGCTACAGTGGTGGGCACCTACCGATGGAGGTGAACATGCCAGCTGTCAGTGGCACATTGTTAGACTGGAAGCCCACGGGCCCTGTGAGGGACATGGGGTGGCTTACAGCTCCtggggacagcctgtgccaggtgGACACCCCAACAAGGACTGAGGTGTCACCCTGACAAGGACCATGTGGCAATCACCACAGCAAGGACCATGGAGCCACTGCAGCAAGGACGGTGAGACACCCTGGTAAAGACCATAGAACCACCCCAGCAAAGACCATAGAACCACCCCAGCAAAGACCAAACCACCGTGGCAAAGACCCTGAGGCCATCCCAGCAAGGGCCATGGAGCTACCCTG
This DNA window, taken from Indicator indicator isolate 239-I01 chromosome 17, UM_Iind_1.1, whole genome shotgun sequence, encodes the following:
- the SASH3 gene encoding SAM and SH3 domain-containing protein 3, with amino-acid sequence MLRRKPSNAGDKEPGHRKLSLQRSNSFKDFAKAKVSSPVPSEKEFNLEEHIPEDESSSGLPEDTTRSGGMKLSKKWRAVITRTMNRRMGRVAVKALAEGKQGEVEEEESPCPPSPSGSVGEPSHEKLPLSYVEMEEDGHPSSISRQLSSGSEAPSPGPGSSPGLEESSPAYSGPFCGHARVHTDFTPSPYDRDSLKLRKGDIIGIIEKPPVGTWTGLLNNRVGSFKFIYVDVIPEETAPARRSRGSGKSKRLKPKTLHELLERINLQEHTSTLLLNGYQTLEDFKELRETHLSELNITDPQHRAKLLTAAELLLDYDTASESEEGASSEAQPSPSEPKGDIPRDSGCFEGSEGLEGSRDEAELGGPDGQLQALSLAESS